From a region of the Microterricola gilva genome:
- a CDS encoding ComF family protein yields MESSRSVLLAALSDALSGALAVWAPSDCVGCGRHDRGVCGDCATAFAAETPHSTVRLGETVWCGLDYAGAARRALLAFKDAGRTEAAGALSVPLRRAVIAALTAALADADGPGGIRIVTIPSDRSAAMHRGFHPVNTLLAAAGLRSTALLGHGSAHLDQAGLDREARARNLAGALRVRPGAGSVVGLRVLIVDDILTTGSTIAEAARALRSAGAEVCGCAVLADTRLRADAQARSQEVRMNSR; encoded by the coding sequence ATGGAATCGTCACGGTCGGTGCTGCTCGCGGCGCTCTCCGACGCGCTCTCCGGCGCGCTCGCCGTGTGGGCGCCGAGCGACTGCGTCGGCTGCGGGCGTCACGACAGGGGAGTCTGCGGCGACTGCGCCACCGCGTTCGCGGCGGAGACCCCGCACAGCACGGTGCGCCTCGGCGAGACGGTCTGGTGCGGCCTCGACTACGCCGGCGCCGCCAGACGCGCCCTGCTGGCGTTCAAAGATGCCGGACGCACTGAGGCGGCTGGTGCGCTGAGCGTACCGCTCCGCCGTGCGGTCATCGCCGCGCTCACGGCGGCGCTCGCCGATGCGGATGGCCCAGGCGGCATCCGCATCGTCACGATCCCCTCCGACCGCTCCGCCGCGATGCACCGGGGTTTCCACCCCGTCAACACGTTGCTCGCCGCGGCCGGGCTGCGCAGCACGGCCCTGCTCGGCCATGGTTCTGCGCACCTCGATCAGGCCGGGCTCGACCGCGAGGCGCGGGCACGCAACCTGGCCGGTGCCCTGCGCGTGCGCCCAGGAGCCGGCTCCGTGGTCGGGCTGCGCGTTCTCATCGTCGACGACATCCTGACAACCGGATCAACGATCGCGGAGGCCGCACGGGCGCTCAGGAGCGCGGGGGCAGAGGTCTGCGGATGCGCCGTTCTGGCGGATACCAGACTGCGCGCAGACGCCCAAGCACGGTCACAGGAAGTTCGGATGAATAGCCGGTGA
- a CDS encoding DUF2871 domain-containing protein, translating into MKRLFYAAFASMLLGVLSGLFYREFTKANDFVGDTQLALVHTHLLALGMTVFLILLALEKLFTVAESPLFGWFFWLYCAGLLITTGAMVAHGSLTVLGEESTAAIAGIAGMGHILLLISLVLYFVALRPKVLAAAKAPAL; encoded by the coding sequence ATGAAGAGGTTGTTCTACGCCGCGTTCGCATCGATGCTGCTCGGGGTGCTCTCCGGGCTGTTCTATCGCGAGTTCACCAAGGCGAACGACTTCGTCGGTGACACCCAGCTCGCGCTGGTGCACACGCACCTGCTCGCGCTCGGAATGACCGTCTTCCTCATCCTTCTGGCACTCGAGAAGCTCTTCACGGTCGCGGAGAGCCCGCTGTTCGGCTGGTTCTTCTGGCTCTACTGTGCCGGGCTGCTGATCACCACGGGCGCCATGGTCGCCCACGGTTCGCTCACCGTGTTGGGGGAGGAGAGCACCGCGGCGATCGCCGGCATCGCGGGCATGGGCCACATCCTGCTGCTGATCAGCCTCGTCCTCTACTTCGTTGCCCTCCGGCCGAAGGTGCTGGCCGCCGCGAAGGCCCCGGCGCTCTGA
- a CDS encoding Rv3235 family protein: protein MSEPEQADTAAVTDGRTSALTAVDPDDDAFTRQRSGRRELPDPEPLLINLTRCVLEILGGIRDLEQIGRWVTDEVYMALRTRAGIAARARAVKRIPANRPVVTIARVLMTEPCDGIIEAVVIVHGRARSRAVAIRLEGLDHRWRASALSIL, encoded by the coding sequence ATGTCAGAACCCGAGCAGGCAGACACGGCGGCGGTAACCGATGGGCGCACGAGTGCGCTGACCGCCGTCGACCCGGACGACGATGCCTTCACGAGGCAACGGAGCGGCCGAAGGGAGCTGCCGGATCCGGAGCCGCTGCTGATCAACCTCACCCGCTGCGTGCTGGAGATCCTCGGCGGCATCCGCGACCTCGAACAGATCGGACGCTGGGTCACCGACGAGGTCTACATGGCGTTGAGGACACGTGCGGGCATCGCGGCACGGGCACGGGCCGTCAAGCGGATTCCCGCTAACCGGCCGGTCGTGACGATCGCGCGCGTGCTCATGACCGAACCGTGCGACGGCATCATCGAGGCCGTCGTGATCGTGCACGGCCGGGCGAGGAGCCGTGCGGTTGCCATCCGCCTGGAGGGCCTCGATCACCGCTGGCGCGCGAGCGCCCTCAGCATCCTGTGA
- the hpf gene encoding ribosome hibernation-promoting factor, HPF/YfiA family, producing the protein METNIVGRNLGITDRFREYATDKADKVASLADKAQALEIKVSRQNQVTGTVRSDRVELTLIGKGPLVRAEAEGSDKYAAFDVALGRLLERVRRAKDRRKVHRGNHRPTSLREASTGGFEAVHMTPADAEILEQVRTGSIPVVNDENSEEIEAEYSPVVIRRKLFASIPMTIDDALYNMELVGHDFYLFHDIETDRPSVVYRRKGWDYGVIGLGDAEREAISA; encoded by the coding sequence ATGGAAACAAACATCGTCGGACGCAACCTGGGAATCACTGATCGCTTCCGTGAATACGCCACGGACAAGGCAGACAAAGTCGCGTCTCTTGCCGACAAGGCACAGGCGCTGGAGATCAAGGTCAGCCGCCAGAACCAGGTCACCGGAACCGTGCGGAGCGACCGCGTCGAGCTGACGTTGATCGGCAAGGGGCCTCTCGTGCGCGCTGAAGCCGAGGGCTCAGACAAGTACGCCGCGTTCGACGTCGCACTCGGCCGCCTGCTCGAACGGGTGCGCAGAGCCAAGGACCGACGCAAGGTACACCGTGGGAACCATCGCCCGACGTCGTTGCGCGAGGCGAGCACCGGTGGTTTCGAGGCCGTGCACATGACACCGGCCGACGCCGAGATCCTCGAACAGGTGCGCACCGGGTCGATCCCCGTCGTGAACGACGAGAACAGCGAAGAGATCGAGGCCGAGTACTCGCCCGTCGTGATCCGCCGCAAGCTCTTCGCATCGATCCCGATGACGATCGACGACGCCCTCTACAACATGGAGCTTGTCGGCCACGACTTCTACCTCTTCCACGACATCGAGACCGACCGTCCGAGCGTCGTGTACCGCCGCAAGGGCTGGGACTACGGTGTGATCGGCCTCGGCGACGCAGAGCGCGAGGCGATCTCGGCGTAA
- a CDS encoding S66 family peptidase, with protein MSEANAPSSPPKLVPGDRVAVLSPSFAAPGFAPAVHEQAMRRLIAATGLVPVEYATTRRLGATPEDRAADINSAFADPSIRAILATIGGDDQITVIPHLDAGLAASNPTIFLGYSDNTNLLNWLWSLGVAGYYGGSTQVHLGAGPHIDAVHLASLTAALFTGGELEIVEPGESEDFGPDWESARALTEFGDREATEPWTWAGPERVVTGRTWGGCFEVVDQLAVAGRLPSLGDLEGTILILESSEEVPPAVWVKRWVRALGERGVLAAVAGVLVARPPVSSHELVPSAEERAQRRAAQRDAVIDEITRYNAEAVVCVGVPFGHTRPQWILPYGGHVRLDALARTVTADFG; from the coding sequence ATGTCTGAGGCCAACGCACCGTCGTCGCCACCCAAACTCGTGCCAGGCGATCGGGTGGCTGTTCTGTCGCCGTCATTCGCGGCCCCCGGATTCGCGCCGGCGGTCCACGAGCAGGCGATGCGTCGCCTCATCGCGGCAACCGGGCTGGTCCCCGTGGAATATGCGACGACCCGCAGGCTCGGCGCCACGCCGGAGGATCGGGCGGCCGACATCAACTCGGCCTTCGCCGACCCCAGCATCCGTGCGATCCTCGCGACGATCGGCGGCGATGATCAGATCACGGTCATCCCCCACCTCGACGCCGGCCTCGCCGCGTCGAACCCCACGATCTTCCTTGGCTACAGCGACAACACCAACCTCCTGAACTGGCTGTGGTCGCTCGGGGTGGCCGGATACTACGGCGGATCGACTCAGGTCCATCTCGGTGCGGGTCCGCACATCGATGCTGTTCATCTCGCGTCGCTGACGGCGGCGCTGTTCACGGGCGGAGAGCTGGAGATCGTGGAGCCGGGAGAGTCGGAGGACTTCGGCCCCGACTGGGAGTCTGCACGCGCTCTGACCGAATTCGGCGACAGGGAGGCCACCGAACCGTGGACATGGGCAGGCCCCGAGCGGGTGGTCACCGGTCGCACATGGGGTGGCTGCTTCGAGGTCGTCGATCAACTGGCGGTGGCCGGCCGGTTGCCGTCGCTGGGGGATCTGGAGGGGACGATCCTGATCCTCGAGTCCAGCGAGGAAGTGCCGCCGGCCGTGTGGGTGAAACGGTGGGTTCGCGCACTCGGAGAGCGGGGCGTCCTCGCCGCGGTTGCCGGCGTCCTCGTTGCCCGGCCTCCCGTGAGCAGCCACGAGCTGGTGCCGTCGGCGGAGGAGCGCGCGCAGCGTCGCGCCGCTCAGCGTGATGCCGTCATCGACGAGATCACCCGGTACAACGCGGAAGCGGTGGTCTGCGTCGGAGTTCCCTTCGGGCATACCCGGCCGCAGTGGATTCTGCCGTACGGCGGCCACGTTCGCCTCGACGCTCTGGCACGCACCGTCACAGCGGACTTCGGCTGA
- the mtrB gene encoding MtrAB system histidine kinase MtrB: MAVRAGARRFEWRSWRSWPQQLGMLWRQSLQFRTVLISLGLSSVAILLTGIYLSTSVSNNLFQARLEQVLGDSARAVASAQQLVDASDATDRAAVLGVMNSARNAMSTGAASRQVAGFRVPGQEPSSVAPLDFVPSSLRSGVITPELRESVREHPDEQFWQSVSLQTPEGGTVPGIVVGSQLVLPTAGRYEIYIAYSLADAEQTLGFVQQTAGIAAIALLLLIGAVTWVVVRLVVTPIRVAAETSERLAEGELEVRIPEKGEDVIATLARSFNGMADSLQAQISKLADLSEVQQRFVSDVSHELRTPLTTIRLAGDVLYDQRASFPPATERTAELLHTQVERFELLLADLLEISRYDAGSVGLDLEATSLVHIAEETIETMSGLAEQNGTEVRLVAPGGHLPAELDPRRIRRIVSNLLGNAIEHSEGKPIIVTVDSTSTAVALTVRDYGVGMKEHEAALVFDRFWRADPSRKRTIGGTGLGLPISLEDALLHGGTIDVWSAPRAGSAFRVTLPRVHGRPMGESPVPLPPEDAGATRPAEPPVRPVDEAEEAADV, translated from the coding sequence ATGGCCGTCCGCGCCGGCGCTCGGCGTTTCGAGTGGCGCTCCTGGCGCAGCTGGCCGCAACAGCTCGGGATGCTGTGGCGGCAGTCGCTGCAGTTCCGCACCGTGCTGATCTCGCTCGGCCTCTCGAGCGTCGCAATCCTGCTCACCGGCATCTACCTGTCGACGAGTGTGAGCAACAACCTGTTCCAGGCCAGGCTGGAACAGGTCCTCGGCGATTCGGCGCGCGCCGTCGCATCGGCCCAGCAACTCGTCGACGCCTCTGACGCGACCGACCGCGCCGCCGTGCTCGGCGTGATGAACAGCGCGCGCAACGCGATGAGCACCGGTGCGGCCAGCCGGCAGGTCGCCGGATTCCGGGTGCCAGGGCAGGAGCCGAGTTCCGTCGCCCCGCTGGACTTCGTGCCGTCCTCGTTGCGCTCGGGTGTGATCACACCGGAGCTGAGAGAGAGCGTGCGCGAGCACCCGGATGAGCAGTTCTGGCAGTCGGTGAGCCTGCAGACGCCGGAGGGCGGAACGGTGCCAGGCATCGTCGTCGGCTCCCAGCTCGTGTTGCCGACGGCCGGCCGCTACGAGATCTACATCGCATACAGCCTGGCCGACGCCGAACAGACGCTCGGATTCGTGCAACAGACGGCCGGGATCGCGGCGATCGCGCTGCTGCTCCTGATCGGTGCGGTCACCTGGGTCGTCGTGCGCCTCGTCGTCACCCCGATCCGGGTGGCGGCGGAGACGAGTGAGCGCCTCGCCGAGGGCGAACTCGAGGTCCGCATCCCGGAGAAGGGCGAGGACGTCATCGCGACGCTCGCGCGCTCCTTCAACGGCATGGCCGACAGCCTGCAGGCCCAGATCAGCAAACTCGCCGATCTCAGCGAGGTGCAGCAGCGCTTCGTCTCCGATGTCTCGCACGAGCTGCGCACCCCGCTCACCACGATCCGGTTGGCCGGCGACGTGCTCTACGATCAGCGCGCCAGCTTCCCACCGGCGACGGAGCGCACGGCCGAGCTTCTGCACACCCAGGTCGAGCGCTTCGAGTTGCTGCTCGCGGATCTGCTCGAGATCAGTCGCTACGACGCCGGCTCCGTCGGGCTCGACCTCGAGGCGACGAGCCTCGTGCACATCGCGGAAGAGACGATCGAGACGATGAGCGGGCTGGCCGAACAGAACGGGACGGAGGTGCGCCTCGTGGCGCCGGGCGGGCACCTGCCGGCCGAGCTCGACCCGCGCCGCATCCGCCGCATCGTGAGCAACCTCCTCGGCAACGCGATCGAGCACAGCGAGGGGAAGCCGATCATCGTCACCGTCGACAGCACGTCCACCGCGGTCGCGCTGACCGTGCGCGACTACGGCGTCGGTATGAAGGAGCACGAGGCCGCGCTCGTCTTCGACCGGTTCTGGCGCGCAGACCCGTCTCGCAAACGCACGATCGGCGGCACGGGACTCGGACTGCCGATCTCGCTCGAGGACGCCCTGCTGCACGGCGGCACGATCGACGTCTGGTCCGCGCCCAGGGCCGGATCGGCATTCCGCGTGACGCTGCCGCGGGTGCACGGGCGGCCGATGGGCGAATCCCCGGTGCCGCTGCCCCCTGAGGATGCCGGAGCCACGCGCCCGGCCGAGCCACCCGTCCGGCCGGTCGATGAGGCTGAGGAGGCCGCAGATGTCTAG
- a CDS encoding helix-turn-helix domain-containing protein yields the protein MSAAAPDDALGRFLTLGDTAEILTVSVDDVLALVRSGELPAIRVGRTADASGGASMWRVERVVLEGYIEAKYEETRRMGLWNQAEYANIPELSGGTIVRSGQPSPPKPPQE from the coding sequence ATGTCCGCAGCCGCCCCCGATGACGCACTCGGTCGATTCCTGACCCTCGGCGACACCGCCGAGATCCTCACGGTGAGTGTCGACGATGTGCTTGCCCTGGTGCGCTCTGGCGAGCTTCCGGCGATCAGGGTCGGGCGCACGGCCGACGCGAGCGGCGGCGCGAGCATGTGGCGCGTCGAACGGGTCGTTCTCGAGGGCTACATCGAGGCGAAGTACGAGGAGACGCGGCGCATGGGGCTCTGGAATCAGGCCGAGTACGCCAACATCCCCGAGCTCTCCGGCGGCACGATCGTGCGCAGCGGCCAGCCGTCCCCGCCGAAGCCCCCGCAGGAGTGA
- the mtrA gene encoding MtrAB system response regulator MtrA, with translation MSARILVVDDDTALAEMIGIVLRSEGFEPSFCADGALALDAFRQYKPDLVLLDLMLPGRDGIEVCTQIRAESGTPVIMLTAKSDTTDVVKGLESGADDYIVKPFNPKELVARIRTRLRPSTAASESLHVGDLVVDAAGHEVRRGDQRINLTPLEFDLLLALASKPQQVFTREMLLEQVWGYHYKADTRLVNVHVQRLRAKVEHDPDNPRIVMTVRGVGYRAGAVS, from the coding sequence ATGAGCGCACGGATTTTGGTCGTCGACGACGACACCGCCCTGGCGGAGATGATCGGCATTGTGTTGCGAAGCGAGGGCTTCGAGCCGAGCTTCTGCGCGGATGGAGCGCTCGCGCTTGACGCCTTCCGGCAGTACAAGCCCGACCTGGTGCTGCTCGACCTCATGCTGCCCGGCCGCGACGGCATCGAGGTGTGCACGCAGATCCGTGCGGAGTCCGGCACCCCCGTCATCATGTTGACCGCGAAGTCCGACACGACGGATGTCGTCAAGGGGCTTGAATCGGGTGCGGACGACTACATCGTCAAGCCGTTCAACCCGAAGGAGCTCGTCGCCCGGATCCGCACCAGGCTGCGGCCGAGCACCGCGGCATCCGAGTCGCTGCACGTCGGCGACCTCGTCGTGGATGCCGCCGGCCACGAGGTCAGGCGGGGCGACCAGCGCATCAACCTGACGCCGCTCGAATTCGATCTGCTGTTGGCGTTGGCCTCCAAGCCGCAGCAGGTGTTCACGCGCGAGATGCTGCTCGAACAGGTCTGGGGCTACCACTACAAGGCAGACACCCGCCTCGTGAACGTGCACGTTCAGCGACTGCGCGCGAAGGTCGAGCACGACCCGGACAATCCCCGCATCGTCATGACCGTGCGCGGAGTCGGCTACCGGGCCGGCGCCGTCAGCTGA
- a CDS encoding LpqB family beta-propeller domain-containing protein, which yields MSRRHRTGRGLAARLTAVATLGALLLSGCAGIPSSGSVHAGQAVESEASPEFDFLARSPQPGATQEEILLGFVEAAASPQDRYAVAREFLTPAFSTEWDPDASALIDGGIQRSPQTLNANAMTLTVSALADVGVSGEYMQRESPTTQVLGYEFTQIEGEWRISRAPQGILVDQPTFSLVFGSYPLYFFDPTFSYLVPDLRWFPRRTSTPTVIVNALLSGPSEWLDGAVRSAFPEGTALTTASVRVVTRSAIVDLSPSVLQTEAISLQRMQLQLRESLQGVSSITGVTITVDQIEQQISDTLAPVIQDPHVDPRALILRDGEFGHLAASGDTVTPIDLSEQIVALEPSAVSVGVQQGSGNTAAVRGEQGVSVVRSGSEARLLDERAGLIAPVVDVFGYVWSVPRDAPGELFAFAPDGTRTSVGTSWTDATSITSIALSRDGTRLIALYEAGDATRLVATGILRQEGEGRNVPERLGTPLELAVPAEAPLATAWVNELTVATLTEGPAEETLITAQQIGGPSSEIEGAPDALTLSGGNTSRELRLLSAAGELLQRRGLSWQPRIDGVGVLGISIGL from the coding sequence ATGTCTAGACGCCACCGCACCGGCCGAGGCCTGGCCGCGCGTTTGACGGCCGTGGCGACGCTCGGCGCGCTGCTCCTCAGCGGCTGTGCCGGCATCCCGAGCTCCGGCTCCGTGCATGCCGGGCAGGCGGTGGAGAGCGAGGCGAGCCCCGAGTTCGACTTCCTCGCCCGCAGCCCCCAGCCGGGTGCGACGCAGGAGGAGATCCTGCTCGGCTTCGTGGAGGCGGCGGCCAGCCCGCAGGACCGCTATGCGGTCGCCAGGGAGTTCCTCACCCCCGCGTTCAGCACCGAGTGGGATCCCGATGCCAGCGCGCTCATCGACGGCGGCATCCAGCGCAGCCCGCAGACCCTGAACGCGAACGCCATGACGTTGACGGTGTCGGCGCTGGCGGATGTCGGCGTCAGCGGTGAGTACATGCAGCGCGAGTCGCCGACGACCCAGGTGCTCGGCTACGAGTTCACCCAGATCGAGGGGGAGTGGCGCATCAGCAGGGCCCCGCAGGGGATCCTCGTCGACCAGCCGACCTTCTCGCTCGTCTTCGGGAGCTACCCGCTCTACTTCTTCGACCCCACCTTCAGCTACCTCGTTCCCGATCTGCGCTGGTTCCCCCGACGCACCTCGACGCCGACGGTGATCGTCAATGCGCTGCTCAGTGGACCGAGTGAGTGGTTGGACGGCGCGGTCCGCTCCGCCTTCCCGGAGGGGACGGCGCTGACGACGGCCTCCGTGCGCGTCGTCACCCGCAGTGCCATCGTCGACCTCAGCCCGAGCGTGCTGCAGACCGAGGCGATCTCGCTCCAGCGGATGCAGCTGCAGCTGCGGGAGAGCCTGCAGGGGGTGTCGTCGATCACCGGGGTCACGATCACCGTCGACCAGATCGAACAGCAGATCTCCGACACCCTCGCCCCCGTGATTCAAGACCCGCACGTCGATCCACGCGCGCTGATCCTGCGCGACGGTGAGTTCGGGCACCTGGCGGCGAGTGGAGACACCGTCACCCCGATCGACCTCTCCGAACAGATCGTGGCGCTGGAGCCGAGCGCGGTCAGCGTCGGGGTCCAGCAGGGCTCTGGCAACACGGCGGCCGTCCGCGGTGAGCAGGGGGTGAGCGTCGTGCGATCCGGCAGCGAGGCGCGGCTGCTCGATGAACGGGCCGGCCTGATCGCGCCGGTCGTCGATGTCTTCGGCTACGTGTGGTCTGTGCCGCGAGACGCACCGGGTGAGCTCTTCGCCTTCGCCCCCGACGGCACGAGGACCTCCGTCGGGACGAGCTGGACGGATGCGACGAGCATCACCTCCATCGCGCTCTCGCGCGACGGCACCCGGCTCATCGCCCTCTACGAGGCCGGGGACGCGACCCGGCTGGTCGCGACCGGCATCCTGCGTCAGGAAGGCGAGGGACGCAACGTGCCTGAGCGGCTCGGCACGCCGCTGGAGCTCGCCGTCCCGGCCGAGGCGCCGCTGGCGACGGCCTGGGTCAACGAGCTGACCGTCGCGACCCTGACGGAAGGGCCGGCCGAGGAGACGCTCATCACCGCCCAGCAGATCGGCGGTCCGAGCAGCGAGATCGAGGGGGCGCCGGACGCGCTCACCTTGAGCGGCGGCAACACGAGCCGTGAGCTGCGCCTGCTGAGCGCGGCTGGTGAGCTGTTGCAGCGCAGAGGCCTCTCGTGGCAGCCGCGCATCGACGGCGTCGGCGTGCTGGGCATCTCGATCGGGCTCTGA
- the secA gene encoding preprotein translocase subunit SecA, with product MASILEKVLRVGEGRTLKRLENYAKAINALEDDFTHLSDEELKHETVELRERYSNGESLDDLLPEAFAAVREASRRTLGLRHFDVQLMGGAALHLGNISEMKTGEGKTLVATTAAYLNAITSRGVHIITVNDFLASYQSELMGRVFRALGMTTGCIVSGQTPEVRREQYAADITYGTNNEFGFDYLRDNMAWQTSDMVQRGHYFAIVDEVDSILIDEARTPLIISGPASGEANRWFTEFAQLAKRLTAGTDFEVDEKKRTVGVLEPGIEKVEDYLGIDNLYESANTPLISFLNNAIKANALFKRDKDYVVMNGEVLIVDEHTGRILMGRRYNEGIHQAIEAKEGVAVKAENQTLATVTLQNYFRLYSKLSGMTGTAETEAAEFMSTYKLGVVTIPTNKPMKRIDQPDLVYKNEEAKFGQVVEDIVERNKNGQPVLVGTTSVEKSEYLSRLLAKKGIRHEVLNAKNHAREAAIVAQAGRLGSVTVATNMAGRGTDVMLGGNAEFLAVAELNARGLSPVDTPDEYETAWDDVFETVKATVNEEAAKVIEAGGLYVLGTERHESRRIDNQLRGRSGRQGDPGESRFYLSLTDDLMRLFNAGAAEALMGRSGVPDDMAIESKVVSRAIRSAQSQVEARNAEIRKNVLKYDDVLNRQREAIYSDRRHILEGDDLHERTQAFLESVIDDVLAQHTSEGAGDDWDFDALWTELKTLYPVGITIDEVVAEAGNKGKINPDFMRREILSDAKLAYQKREESLGSPAMRELERRVVLSVIDRRWREHLYEMDYLKDGIGLRAMAQRDPLVEYQREGYTMFQQMMGQIREETVGFLFNLEVEVTQAPGEIGAPRVAAKGLARSEAPTDKLSYIAPSDSGDVEVRNQRGQIQQAATDRARRQVAASQVEPDDAADAAEPQVGRGAFGQNTGGAAPVNRAERRAQGKK from the coding sequence GTGGCCTCAATTCTCGAAAAAGTCCTGCGCGTTGGCGAGGGGCGCACGCTCAAGCGCCTCGAAAACTACGCCAAGGCGATCAACGCGCTTGAAGACGACTTCACGCACCTCAGCGACGAGGAGCTCAAGCACGAGACCGTCGAGCTGCGCGAGCGCTACTCGAACGGCGAATCGCTCGACGACCTGCTCCCCGAGGCCTTCGCCGCGGTCCGCGAGGCCAGCCGCCGCACCCTGGGCCTGCGTCACTTCGACGTGCAGCTGATGGGCGGAGCGGCGCTCCACCTCGGAAACATCTCCGAGATGAAGACCGGTGAAGGCAAGACGCTCGTCGCCACGACGGCCGCCTACCTCAACGCCATCACCAGCCGCGGCGTACACATCATCACGGTCAACGACTTCCTCGCCAGCTACCAGTCGGAGCTGATGGGCCGCGTGTTCCGCGCCCTCGGCATGACGACGGGCTGCATCGTCTCCGGTCAGACCCCCGAGGTGCGCCGCGAGCAGTACGCCGCCGACATCACCTACGGCACGAACAACGAGTTCGGCTTCGACTACCTGCGCGACAACATGGCATGGCAGACGAGCGACATGGTGCAGCGCGGTCACTACTTCGCCATCGTCGACGAGGTCGACTCGATCCTCATCGACGAGGCGCGCACGCCGCTGATCATCTCCGGCCCGGCATCCGGTGAGGCCAACCGCTGGTTCACCGAGTTCGCGCAGTTGGCCAAGCGCCTCACGGCCGGCACCGACTTCGAGGTGGACGAGAAGAAGCGCACCGTCGGCGTGCTGGAGCCCGGCATCGAGAAGGTCGAGGACTACCTCGGCATCGACAACCTCTACGAGTCCGCGAACACCCCGCTGATTTCCTTCCTGAACAACGCCATCAAGGCCAACGCCCTGTTCAAGCGCGACAAGGACTACGTCGTGATGAACGGCGAGGTGCTCATCGTTGACGAGCACACGGGCCGCATCCTGATGGGACGCCGCTACAACGAGGGCATCCACCAGGCGATCGAGGCCAAGGAGGGCGTCGCGGTCAAGGCCGAGAACCAGACCCTGGCCACCGTCACACTGCAGAACTACTTCCGTCTGTACTCCAAGCTCTCCGGTATGACCGGTACCGCCGAGACCGAGGCGGCCGAGTTCATGTCGACCTACAAGCTCGGCGTCGTGACGATCCCGACCAACAAGCCGATGAAGCGCATCGACCAGCCCGACCTCGTCTACAAGAACGAGGAGGCCAAGTTCGGACAGGTCGTCGAGGACATCGTCGAGCGCAACAAGAACGGCCAGCCCGTTCTCGTCGGAACGACCTCGGTCGAGAAGAGTGAGTACCTCTCCCGGCTGCTGGCGAAGAAGGGCATCCGGCACGAGGTTCTGAACGCGAAGAACCACGCCCGCGAGGCCGCCATCGTCGCGCAGGCCGGCCGTCTCGGCTCGGTCACCGTCGCAACCAACATGGCCGGCCGCGGTACCGACGTGATGCTCGGCGGCAACGCCGAGTTCCTCGCCGTCGCCGAGCTGAACGCCAGGGGCCTCAGCCCGGTGGACACCCCGGATGAGTACGAGACCGCGTGGGATGACGTCTTCGAGACGGTCAAGGCCACGGTCAACGAGGAGGCCGCCAAGGTCATCGAGGCCGGCGGGCTCTACGTCCTCGGCACCGAGCGGCACGAATCGCGCCGCATCGACAACCAGCTGCGCGGTCGTTCCGGCCGTCAGGGTGACCCGGGAGAGAGCCGCTTCTACCTCTCGCTGACCGATGACCTGATGCGCCTGTTCAACGCCGGTGCCGCTGAGGCCCTGATGGGCCGCAGTGGTGTGCCAGATGACATGGCGATCGAGTCCAAGGTCGTCAGCCGCGCGATCCGCAGCGCCCAGTCGCAGGTCGAGGCCCGCAACGCCGAGATCCGCAAGAACGTGCTCAAGTACGACGACGTGCTGAACCGTCAGCGCGAGGCGATCTACAGCGACCGCCGCCACATCCTCGAGGGCGACGACCTGCACGAGCGCACTCAGGCGTTCCTGGAGAGCGTGATCGACGATGTGCTCGCGCAGCACACCAGCGAGGGAGCAGGCGACGACTGGGACTTCGACGCGCTGTGGACGGAGCTGAAGACGCTCTACCCCGTTGGCATCACCATCGACGAGGTCGTTGCCGAGGCCGGCAACAAGGGCAAGATCAACCCCGACTTCATGCGCCGCGAGATCCTCTCCGACGCCAAGCTCGCCTACCAGAAGCGCGAGGAGTCGCTCGGCTCTCCCGCGATGCGCGAGCTGGAACGTCGCGTGGTGCTCTCGGTGATCGACCGCCGCTGGCGTGAGCACCTCTACGAGATGGACTACCTCAAGGACGGCATCGGCCTGCGCGCCATGGCGCAGCGCGACCCGCTGGTCGAGTACCAGCGTGAGGGCTACACGATGTTCCAGCAGATGATGGGGCAGATCCGCGAGGAGACCGTCGGCTTCCTGTTCAACCTCGAGGTCGAGGTGACGCAGGCTCCAGGCGAGATCGGCGCACCGCGCGTCGCCGCGAAGGGCCTCGCGCGCTCCGAGGCGCCGACCGACAAGCTGAGCTACATCGCGCCGAGCGATTCCGGCGACGTCGAGGTGCGCAATCAGCGCGGCCAGATCCAGCAGGCGGCGACCGACCGTGCCCGTCGCCAGGTGGCGGCCAGCCAGGTCGAACCGGATGACGCGGCCGATGCCGCCGAGCCGCAGGTCGGGCGCGGAGCGTTCGGACAGAACACCGGCGGTGCCGCTCCCGTGAACCGCGCCGAGCGCCGCGCGCAGGGCAAGAAGTAA